A window of Vigna unguiculata cultivar IT97K-499-35 chromosome 4, ASM411807v1, whole genome shotgun sequence contains these coding sequences:
- the LOC114180472 gene encoding uncharacterized protein LOC114180472 has product MDCIDAVNIQLKNKFKLKDLGDLKFFLGIELSKSKIGIPMYQRHYVLSLLEDYGMLACKSFIVPMLPNLHLHNNFGTSIVDPVIYRRLIGRLLYLTISRPNISYTIHKLSQFVSKPCTEHMADANILLRYLKHTAGQVILFKSASDCNVHAYVDADWGSCMDTRRSITRFCIFLGNSLVSWKAKRQKTVSKSSAEAEYRPLASVSIEIVWL; this is encoded by the coding sequence ATGGATTGTATTGATGCTGTTAATATtcaactgaaaaataaattcaaattaaaagatcTTGGTGATTTAAAATTCTTTCTTGGCATTGAACTTTCCAAATCAAAAATTGGTATACCTATGTATCAACGCCATTATGTTCTATCTCTGCTTGAAGATTATGGAATGCTTGCTTGTAAATCTTTTATTGTTCCTATGCTTCCCAACTTACATTTACATAATAATTTTGGCACTTCTATTGTTGATCCTGTTATTTATAGACGTCTTATTGGTAGGCTGTTATATCTGACTATTTCTCGTCCAAATATTTCTTATACTATCCATAAATTAAGCCAGTTTGTTTCTAAACCTTGTACTGAACATATGGCAGatgctaatattttattaagatatctCAAGCATACAGCTGGCCaggttattttgtttaaatctgCTTCTGATTGTAATGTTCATGCTTATGTTGATGCTGATTGGGGCTCTTGTATGGACACCCGTCGCTCCATCACTAGATTCTGCATTTTCTTAGGCAATTCTTTAGTCTCATGGAAAGCCAAGAGACAAAAGACTGTTAGTAAATCTTCTGCAGAAGCTGAGTACCGTCCATTAGCTTCTGTATCTATTGAAATTGTTTGGTTATAG
- the LOC114180473 gene encoding uncharacterized protein LOC114180473 yields the protein MKMMLEDSRETITWELFKKKFYAEYFPDSVRYAKEVEFLQLMQGEMSVSEYAEKFKHLGRFHTLKMAEDWQCRKFENGLRGDLKLMVAPLSIKEFPALVEKARVMEKLKAEVEAQQRSQQKVGGPSGSTSRQDDRRKPYSRPPPQGSRRFSPQPHQSPQHLSPRPRCFQCGGPHMRSACPQLGSRRMCYKCGQEGHIIRDCPTGRSTMPRLSTQSQPQQTRGSARPQAAGRVYAMMGTEANRAGNLVFGSCMIDGRSLCVLYDSGATHSFVSESIVLELSLPAKELQYDLVVSTPGDSCYFVCSGFLEEEPPGGTFPAARRCKVS from the coding sequence ATGAAGATGATGTTAGAAGACAGTAGGGAGACCATCACTTGGGAGCTATTCAAGAAGAAGTTCTATGCTGAGTACTTCCCAGACAGTGTGAGGTATGCCAAGGAAGTGGAGTTTTTACAGTTGATGCAAGGAGAGATGTCTGTATCCGAGTATGCAGAAAAGTTCAAGCACTTGGGTAGATTCCACACCTTGAAGATGGCAGAAGACTGGCAGTGtaggaagtttgagaatgggTTGAGAGGTGATCTCAAACTCATGGTGGCTCCACTTTCTATAAAGGAGTTCCCCGCTTTAGTAGAAAAAGCAAGAGTAATGGAGAAGCTGAAAGCGGAAGTCGAGGCTCAACAGCGGTCTCAACAGAAGGTgggaggaccatctgggtccacgAGCCGACAGGATGATAGGAGGAAACCCTACTCTAGACCTCCGCCTCAGGGGTCCAGGAGATTCTCACCACAGCCACATCAGTCCCCTCAGCACCTTTCTCCCCGACCTCGGTGTTTTCAGTGCGGAGGGCCCCACATGAGGAGCGCTTGTCCTCAGCTTGGTAGTAGGCGAATGTGTTATAAATGTGGCCAGGAGGGTCACATTATCAGGGATTGTCCCACTGGCAGGAGCACAATGCCAAGACTTTCGACACAGTCACAGCCACAGCAGACACGAGGAAGTGCTAGACCTCAGGCAGCTGGCCGAGTATATGCCATGATGGGCACAGAGGCGAACAGAGCAGGTAACCTCGTCTTTGGATCTTGCATGATTGATGGTAGGAGCCTATGTGTACTATACGATTcaggagcgacacactcttttgtgtcggAGTCTATAGTGTTGGAGTTGAGTCTTCCGGCGAAGGAGCTCCAGTATGACCTGGTGGTATCCacgccaggcgactcatgctATTTCGTGTGTTCTGGGTTCTtggaagaggaaccgcctggcggcacattcccggccgccaggcgatgcaaaGTGTCTTAG